A region of the Streptomyces sp. NBC_00442 genome:
GTCCGCACGGACACCCGGACCCGTGGCCGCGGGCTCAACCGCTCATCGGCGTGCCAGGAACGCGAAGGCCGCCACGCTGAGCGCGGCCCCGGCGGCCCCCGCCGCCGCGGAGCAGCACCAGACGACGAGCGAGGTCACGGCCGCCCCCAGGACCACGGCCCCGAGCCGCCCCGCCACCCAGCGGTCGGCCTGCTCCGCCTCCCGCTTCCCGAGCCGGCCCGCGAGCTTCATGAACGTACCCGTGAAGTACGTGGTCGGCGTGCCCCAGGTCCGCGCCTGCACCCCCATCGCGAGGGCGATCGCGAGCAGCAGCACCAGCTGGGAGCCGAAGGAGTGCCCGAAGCCGAGCGCCCAGCCGGCCGCCGCCAGGGCGAGCAGCGCGCTCTCGGCGACGAGCAACGGCCGGGGCGTCAGGCGCGAGGTGGCGGCGGCCGCCGCGGCGGCTCCCAGCGCGTATCCGGCGAGGCCGGTCAGGGCGCGCGGCACCACCTCGCGGTCCCCCGCGCCCACCGACGCGCCGACCAGGACGAGGTTGCCGGTCATGACTCCGGCGAACACTTTTCCCAGACAGAGGAAGGCGAACGCGTCGGTGGCCCCGGAAGCCGCCGAGAGCACGAGGAGGAAACGCTCGTCGGCGCGGGCGGCGGGCGGTGTCGGGATCGCGGTGCTCATCGGCGCATTCTCGCCTC
Encoded here:
- a CDS encoding DUF1275 family protein — protein: MSTAIPTPPAARADERFLLVLSAASGATDAFAFLCLGKVFAGVMTGNLVLVGASVGAGDREVVPRALTGLAGYALGAAAAAAATSRLTPRPLLVAESALLALAAAGWALGFGHSFGSQLVLLLAIALAMGVQARTWGTPTTYFTGTFMKLAGRLGKREAEQADRWVAGRLGAVVLGAAVTSLVVWCCSAAAGAAGAALSVAAFAFLARR